In the uncultured Methanobrevibacter sp. genome, TGTTGCAGTAGTAGGATTTACGCTATTAAGCCAGCCTACTCCAATAGAATGCAAAACAGTTGAAATTGTTGATGGAATTCCTATAGATGTTCCAATTAATTCAACAAAGGAAAAAAAGAATACCTTAACTTATTATAAATCCGATTTAGCAGAAGTGATATTGTTTACTCCTCCTGAAGGACCTGTTAATAAAAAAACAGTAGATGAACTATCAGGCATGAATGTTTGGACTAGAGAATATGAAGATTCATCCGTACAGGAAGATGCTGAACTCATAAGTGGAAAAATGCATGATTCAGTAGAGTATGATGATCACAAAAAAATAGATGATGCTTTGGTATTTTATGACGAGACCAGTGGAATGTATTCTATAGTTCGTGATGGAGGGGCTAGTGGATATTGTTTATATGCTGAATCTAAAGATCCACATGTTCTTGCCCAAATTTCGAACTCAATTGGCGGTAAAGATAATAAATAATTCATAAAATTAAAAAGGAGGAACTTTATGTCAAAAAAAATATTTTAATGTTTTTAACATTAACATTAGTTGTTTGTGTATGTTTATCTCCATTAATGGCTGCAGACAATACTTATTCCGTTGATATTAATGGAGTTACATTTAATATTCCAAATAACTACCATGAAGATGAAGAAATGACTATGGCTGAAGATGGTTCTGTTATTGATAATTATATGGAAGATCATCCCTGTTATTATATTGGAAAAGTTTATACTGATGGGAATAATTCTATTTCCATAAGTACAAGTTCCAGTTACGGAGACCCATTTGTTGCAGAAGATATTTTAGATTTCAGTAGTGGAGAAAAAACAATTGCCGGCAACAGAGGTGAGTTTTATGAATATTCTCCTAGTGAACTTCAAATGTCAAATGATAATTTTTATTATAAACATGATAGTCTAGTTTCTTTTCGGTATGTTGAAAATGGTGTTTGTGTAATGATTGAAGCAGAAGATGTAAAAACAATTGAAAAAGTTATTGGTACTTAAAAATATAATTAATTAGGTGTGATTCTATGGAAAAAAATCAAAAATTAATAATAGGAGCATTGATTGTGATAATTGCATTAATTGCCCTAATAGGAACAGTAATGCTCATGAATGTTGAAAAAACTGAAATTATAATCCCTGATGAATACACTCTTGAGAGTAATAAATCAGGAGTTTTAACATATAAAAATAATCTCAGTAATGGTTATAAATTAGAAATAAAAGAAGATACAAATTCTAAAGGAATCAAAAAAGAGAACATGTATGGCAGTATAATGAAATGTACAGTAAATGGCACAGATTATATTATAACATGTTATAATCCGG is a window encoding:
- a CDS encoding zinc ribbon domain-containing protein, producing the protein MPKICEECGEEIKNKNAKFCEKCGAKIKVAPNVENKKNDSNIQSTGKQKLMIIGAIAIIAIVAVVGFTLLSQPTPIECKTVEIVDGIPIDVPINSTKEKKNTLTYYKSDLAEVILFTPPEGPVNKKTVDELSGMNVWTREYEDSSVQEDAELISGKMHDSVEYDDHKKIDDALVFYDETSGMYSIVRDGGASGYCLYAESKDPHVLAQISNSIGGKDNK